A stretch of the Candidatus Thermoplasmatota archaeon genome encodes the following:
- the truA gene encoding tRNA pseudouridine(38-40) synthase TruA: MDQERRIAIKFAYDGSLFHGFQRQPNMVTVEGELVRALTKVGAIKSSRECGYRGSSRTDTGVSALGNIISFKTSFKTDEICSAINSKMEGIWAYSSVEVPDAFNPRAARQRWYRYYLAKAGQDLRLMDEIARRFVGVHDFSGYARKDKRNPMRKIDSIDISDAGMFHAVDFRAESFLWNMVRRIVWMMSEGGSGRLQLDFIGPGSAKKPVRIGLAPPEYLVLMDIDCGVEFPVDRQASIGIARAIERRIRENGMKFAFSQSVRELLR, translated from the coding sequence GTGGACCAGGAACGCAGGATCGCAATCAAGTTCGCATACGACGGTTCGCTCTTTCACGGCTTTCAGCGGCAACCGAACATGGTCACCGTCGAGGGGGAGCTGGTGAGAGCGCTGACGAAGGTCGGCGCGATCAAGTCGTCGAGGGAGTGCGGATATAGGGGTTCGAGCAGGACGGACACGGGCGTGAGCGCCCTCGGGAACATCATCTCCTTCAAGACATCCTTCAAGACGGACGAGATATGCTCTGCGATCAACTCGAAGATGGAGGGCATCTGGGCCTACTCCTCCGTCGAGGTGCCGGATGCGTTCAACCCGCGGGCGGCAAGGCAGAGGTGGTACAGATACTATCTTGCGAAGGCCGGCCAGGACCTGAGGCTGATGGATGAGATCGCCAGAAGGTTCGTCGGCGTGCACGATTTCTCAGGCTATGCGCGCAAGGACAAGCGGAACCCCATGAGGAAGATAGATTCGATCGACATCTCCGATGCTGGGATGTTCCATGCCGTCGATTTCAGGGCCGAGAGCTTTCTGTGGAATATGGTCCGGAGGATTGTCTGGATGATGAGTGAGGGAGGTTCCGGTCGTCTTCAGCTGGATTTTATCGGGCCGGGGTCGGCGAAGAAACCGGTCCGCATAGGTCTCGCTCCTCCAGAGTATCTCGTGCTGATGGACATCGATTGCGGCGTCGAGTTTCCGGTCGACAGGCAGGCATCGATTGGTATTGCCCGCGCAATCGAACGAAGGATACGCGAGAACGGCATGAAGTTTGCCTTCTCTCAGAGCGTCCGTGAACTGCTCAGATGA
- a CDS encoding adenylate kinase family protein, translating into MRIAVTGTPGVGKTSACSLVRRMLVLHVNDLVEKFDAASGYDRKRKTREVNVTKLSKEISKLEGDMVLEGHFSHMLKPDVAVVLRCSPAVLEKRLRKKGWDEKKIRENVEAEAVDVVLIEALENAGEVCEIDTTHLKPSQVAKAIEDIISGERQKYRVGNVDWSEEVLSWF; encoded by the coding sequence ATGAGGATCGCCGTCACCGGCACTCCGGGGGTGGGAAAGACCAGTGCATGCTCCCTCGTCAGGAGGATGCTGGTTCTGCACGTCAACGACCTTGTCGAGAAGTTCGATGCAGCCTCTGGCTATGATCGAAAGCGCAAGACCCGAGAGGTGAACGTCACCAAGCTCTCCAAGGAGATATCGAAGCTGGAAGGCGACATGGTCCTTGAGGGCCACTTCTCGCATATGCTCAAACCTGATGTCGCTGTCGTGCTGCGCTGCTCCCCTGCCGTGCTTGAGAAGCGCCTTCGCAAGAAAGGTTGGGACGAGAAGAAGATTCGGGAGAATGTCGAGGCCGAAGCCGTCGACGTAGTCCTCATAGAGGCGTTGGAGAACGCGGGTGAAGTGTGCGAGATAGACACGACCCACCTGAAGCCGAGCCAGGTCGCCAAAGCCATCGAGGACATCATATCTGGAGAAAGACAGAAATATCGTGTTGGTAATGTTGACTGGAGCGAGGAGGTCCTGAGCTGGTTCTAG
- a CDS encoding CDP-alcohol phosphatidyltransferase family protein encodes MVLDSYRGEADKILSPAAKRLSTINPNYLSLSSLILAIAAALFYVMKWDQALLIAAVFVALSGIFDALDGKVARISSKASKRGDFVDHVIDRYSDAIILAAIAMSAICPVSFGLFAVIGVLLASYMGTQAQALGLSREYRGILGRADRIAVLIAVSLIMYLFQLVGSDVMNDLLGYTLMGWMMIYFGLAGNITALQRAWLIWKSLP; translated from the coding sequence CTGGTTCTAGACAGTTATCGCGGAGAAGCAGACAAGATCCTCTCCCCTGCGGCGAAGCGGCTCAGCACAATAAATCCGAACTATCTGTCACTCTCATCACTGATTCTCGCCATTGCGGCAGCGCTGTTCTACGTCATGAAATGGGACCAGGCCCTATTGATCGCAGCTGTGTTCGTCGCCCTCAGCGGCATCTTCGACGCGCTCGATGGGAAGGTGGCGCGCATCTCGTCGAAGGCCTCGAAGCGCGGCGACTTCGTCGACCACGTGATCGACAGATACTCAGATGCGATCATACTGGCGGCGATTGCCATGAGCGCTATCTGCCCCGTCTCATTCGGTTTGTTTGCCGTCATCGGGGTCCTCCTCGCGAGCTACATGGGAACGCAGGCGCAGGCGCTCGGCCTTAGCCGGGAGTACCGTGGCATACTCGGGCGCGCTGACAGAATCGCGGTTCTGATAGCCGTCTCATTGATAATGTACCTCTTCCAGCTCGTCGGGAGCGATGTCATGAACGACCTGCTAGGATACACCTTGATGGGCTGGATGATGATATACTTCGGACTCGCGGGCAACATCACGGCCCTTCAGCGCGCGTGGCTGATATGGAAATCACTTCCGTGA